In the Leptolyngbya sp. SIO1E4 genome, one interval contains:
- a CDS encoding RNA methyltransferase, giving the protein MNADQQLALTEYLAGFVTPNRQANIEAVLAHRTRYITVVAEDFHNAHNASAILRTCEGLGIQDIHIVENFNTFKARRGAASGSRKWVTVHHYDSETEDNTDVCLAKLRSQGYLVVATNPHGQALPPEVLPLDQKLAILFGSERYGVSERALAQADLQLKIPMVGFTESLNVSVSAALCLYTLTRRLRQLDVDWPLSDREKQELRLHWFRLSARNSDRLEQYFLTQQT; this is encoded by the coding sequence TCTGGCGGGATTTGTCACCCCAAATCGGCAGGCTAACATTGAGGCTGTCTTAGCGCACCGGACTCGCTACATCACGGTTGTGGCAGAAGATTTCCATAACGCCCACAATGCCAGCGCCATTTTACGCACCTGTGAAGGGTTAGGGATTCAAGACATTCACATCGTCGAAAATTTCAATACCTTCAAGGCGCGCCGGGGAGCCGCCTCTGGATCGCGAAAATGGGTGACGGTGCATCACTACGACAGTGAGACAGAAGACAACACCGATGTCTGTTTGGCCAAACTGCGATCGCAGGGCTATTTGGTCGTCGCAACCAACCCCCATGGGCAAGCACTCCCGCCAGAAGTCCTCCCGCTGGATCAAAAGCTCGCAATTCTCTTTGGTAGCGAAAGATATGGCGTATCGGAACGGGCCTTAGCTCAAGCCGACCTACAGCTCAAAATCCCGATGGTGGGCTTTACGGAAAGCCTAAATGTATCTGTCAGTGCTGCCCTGTGCCTCTATACCCTCACTCGACGGCTGCGGCAGCTCGATGTGGATTGGCCCCTGAGCGATCGCGAAAAACAGGAACTGCGGCTGCACTGGTTTCGGCTGTCTGCACGCAATAGCGATCGCCTAGAACAATACTTTCTCACCCAGCAAACTTGA